CACACAAGAGCACATTGATCGTACGGGAGCTGTATCAGTACATGAGAGGTCAATAATCAACGTCATGAAAGGATTCTCAATACCAGCTAGAATACCATGGCATCTTGTGGACGATGTTAATATTCCGATTAATTATGATCAGAATTTTCATTGGGTGTTAGTTATTGTTGAATTGAATCAGAGGTTAATACGCGTGTATGACTCTTCTTTGGGCACAAGGAAACGAGTATATTCTGAGGAGATCAAAAATTTATCAAGGATGTTACCTTCTTACTTCCTTGAcaaagatttttttgaaaaaacatagCGGACAAACCGTCCAAAACTTGATGCATATAAGGATAAATAAACTGGTACTTTTAGAGTCACGTAATCCTTTCAACATTGAATACGCTGAAGGCATCATGCAACACGAAGACGATAGCCTGTAAGTATTTAAATTCTGGACTACAATAAAATGTAAAagtttttttacaaatttatattCGGCATTTTGTTGTAGGGACTGCGGGTTATACGTAGCTACACTTGCGGAGTTTTTGAGTGACCAACTTGTTATACCACCTATGTATGCAATAGATATGCAACATTCTTGTGGAGATACGACAGCGACAAAGTCAAGGGTGGATACATAAGTGAGAATGACAATACACCAATGTCTAAGGGTCAATTCACAATACCAAGTGAACAAGATTTCATTAACATAGATTAGTACTTAGTATGGATAGCATGaacatttttcatgttttttgttttgaagaTAATTTCGTTTTTATGTGTTTCTCTAAAAAACTTAGTTGTGTTACAGTATTTTGTTACTTATTAACATTCTGTGTTTTCAACATATTGCTTTAGATACATTTGTTGCTTTATAACGTTATGCTTCACAATCATCATTGTTTGAGTATATTTTGGTAGTTTACTTACGAagttatgtatatgatacataagttTTAAAGTATAGTGTACATGAATTTTATTCACATATACCAATTGCATTTATGTATAAGACACCTgaattatatgtatgtatatgatacatcatatGCATAAACAAACAAATCATATAAATGCTATTAATTGAAAGGCAATACTGGTaaggaaaaatatatcaaaattataattgtaTCTCATATAGTTTTAATAGTTTTAATGTATGATTCATTACTAGTATATATTGTAAATAGTACAACATAATGCAGTGTATATGATACATATAGTACAAACTTGAAAATACAAGTTTGGGACACGTAAATTTGTTTAAATCATGATTATGGTATTGGATcaatatttcattcatttacacaattattattttccacAGTTTATACATTtagatttatttatatatgtaacagtataagaataattttatatttattataaacttGGCAAACAATTCTCAACAAATGCATTTAGTTGAACAGCAAAATAAATTGTGTAACAAATACACTTTATTTAATTCAAGTACTAAAGTGAAAAATACATATAAGTGGAAATTTATTAACCATGACCACCAATATcctattttaaaacattattttgaTTCTCTTTCGGGAAGAAAGTAAAAGTTCTCCTGTTGTGTCCTTCTTGTCCATATTGCccacaagaattttttttcactgTTATCTTCTCATCcgcatttttctttctttgcatCCTTGGGCGTCTAGCCAACCTTCTATGCCTAGGTGGTAGGACAATTTCCTGTAAAAGATAGTCTGTAATGATCCAATCCTCCTTATCTGGCAATGGAACCATTGTAACCTCATACGTTTTTTCTAATGTATCAGGCTCGTAGTAATCAGAGTAATATGGGTGCAAATCTGTAACATTTTCGTGCTTCAAAACTACAATTGTGTGTGCGCAAGGTATCTCATTATGTTTAAATCTTCCATACGTACATGTTTTCCACTCAAGGCATACAATGTATCTTCTTCCGGCTTCATAAACTGAGAAGTTATATTCAGatgatggaacaacctgaaAATAATAAGAAGTTAGTCATacattatataatatacaactTATATATTATTCCCAAGAAATGATTATCAGTGAAAATCATCCGAGTTTTTAGTA
The DNA window shown above is from Solanum lycopersicum chromosome 11, SLM_r2.1 and carries:
- the LOC138339293 gene encoding uncharacterized protein, producing the protein MCRPVVVVDVAHLGGAYKGTFVSASTLDDAGCILPLTYGVVGTENDCSWIWFFEQFKNTFGERENMYIVSDTNESIMKSVVPSSEYNFSVYEAGRRYIVCLEWKTCTYGRFKHNEIPCAHTIVVLKHENVTDLHPYYSDYYEPDTLEKTYEVTMVPLPDKEDWIITDYLLQEIVLPPRHRRLARRPRMQRKKNADEKITVKKNSCGQYGQEGHNRRTFTFFPKENQNNVLK